Proteins from a genomic interval of Oncorhynchus kisutch isolate 150728-3 linkage group LG28, Okis_V2, whole genome shotgun sequence:
- the LOC109872509 gene encoding uncharacterized protein LOC109872509, translated as MDRRFHNLTLEQVQTLDQVLTEVIPIHGRGNFPTLEVRPKDIIHVVKDRLLEREIRVRDIRLNGSTASHVMVRDNGTGYRDLDIIFGVELPRQEDFQVIKEVVLGSLRDLLPRGVNRRKITCLTMKEAYVQKMVKVFNEHDRWSLISLSNNRGKTVGLRFVSSLRRQFEFSVDSFQIILDRMLESYWETERRQEIQCEGLESHNGIVLHPDRGTEKAIMVPQYSSTSENLKEDKDKDPMMTRFADSPCHSEQVVVQEEESSHPMNVHATGKQEPLEVLEIERAELDLGTLENEEEVEEEGVVKVDTVLEIRVEEKMPFVQNTDYPSLISSSKILTDVMEPLVSNISVNPQSNIEESLISESKDIKPSPVLLTENSVQEQLQVMPQSTSQACTAVTQNIHLEHLFPPPAKKTCNTSQGIVPDYCPSPKPPRKMSRKMSSISSLPEKWSLLKDLSDLTTQLFEPIEILPTPQPNHSLLDTDQGHYSSSSGSRQRNSEGTKTFTDHLTPAVSSQDKNISPRTVEQIVRVKYSKKPPDSEASEESLSLQTTGNQVPETEPAATQELAPPETTTVCPRAGASSAPRDKASITVVAECMYGDFEQAMDHLRFRLIATHNPEEIRGGGLLKYSDLLVRNFRPASETEIKSLERYMCSRFFIDFPDVSEQQRKIEAYLRCHFVGDEETSKYDYLMTLRRVIDESTVCLMGHERRQTLNMITVLALRVLGEQNAIPNTANVTCFYQPAPYMADPIFSSYYIPQSAQPPLLYHPYPLHVHMQTGLV; from the coding sequence ATGGATAGAAGATTCCACAACTTGACTCTGGAGCAAGTCCAGACTCTGGACCAGGTGTTGACAGAGGTGATCCCCATCCACGGCAGAGGGAACTTCCCCACCCTGGAGGTGAGACCCAAGGACATCATCCACGTGGTGAAGGACCGGCTGTTGGAGAGGGAGATCAGGGTCAGGGACATCCGCCTCAATGGCTCCACCGCCAGCCATGTGATGGTCAGGGACAATGGCACGGGCTACAGAGACCTGGACATCATCTTTGGAGTGGAGCTGCCCAGACAGGAGGACTTCCAGGTCATCAAGGAGGTGGTGCTGGGCAGCCTGCGTGACCTCCTTCCCCGTGGGGTTAACAGACGCAAGATCACCTGCCTCACCATGAAGGAGGCCTATGTGCAGAAGATGGTCAAGGTCTTCAATGAGCACGACCGCTGGAGCCTTATCTCACTGTCCAATAACAGGGGTAAAACAGTGGGGCTCAGGTTTGTAAGTTCCCTGCGACGCCAGTTTGAGTTCAGTGTGGACTCCTTCCAGATTATATTGGACCGTATGCTGGAGTCATACTGGGAGACTGAGAGGAGGCAAGAAATTCAGTGTGAGGGATTGGAGTCACACAATGGCATTGTGTTACATccagatagagggacagagaaagccaTAATGGTACCCCAGTATTCTTCCACCTCTGAGAATCTAAAAGAGGATAAAGACAAAGATCCAATGATGACTCGCTTCGCTGACAGTCCGTGCCACAGTGAACAGGTTGTTGTTCAAGAGGAAGAATCATCACATCCAATGAATGTGCATGCAACTGGAAAACAAGAGCCACTGGAAGtgttagagatagagagagcagagctagacctGGGGACTCTGGAGAATGAGGAAGAGGTAGAAGAAGAGGGGGTGGTAAAGGTTGATACAGTACTTGAGATAAGAGTAGAGGAAAAAATGCCATTTGTTCAGAATACAGATTATCCCTCACTTATATCCTCCTCCAAAATATTGACAGACGTGATGGAACCTCTGGTGTCAAATATATCTGTAAACCCTCAAAGTAACATAGAGGAGTCACTGATCTCTGAGTCAAAAGACATCAAGCCATCCCCAGTGTTGCTCACAGAGAACTCAGTGCAAGAACAACTTCAAGTGATGCCTCAATCCACATCCCAAGCCTGCACTGCTGTCACACAAAACATACATCTTGAACATTTATTCCCTCCGCCAGCCAAGAAAACCTGTAACACATCCCAGGGAATTGTCCCTGACTATTGCCCCTCACCTAAACCACCAAGGAAGATGTCACGGAAGATGAGCAGCATCTCATCACTCCCTGAAAAATGGTCTTTGTTAAAAGATTTGTCAGATCTGACAACACAGCTGTTTGAGCCTATAGAAATACTTCCAACACCTCAACCAAATCACTCTTTATTAGACACTGATCAAGGCCATTATTCATCCTCCTCAGGGTCCAGACAGAGGAACTCAGAGGGCACTAAAACATTCACAGACCACCTTACTCCAGCCGTTTCATCCCAGGATAAAAACATCTCACCCCGTACCGTAGAACAAATAGTCAGGGTGAAATATTCAAAAAAGCCTCCAGACTCAGAAGCTTCTGAGGAATCATTGTCCCTTCAAACAACAGGGAACCAAGTCCCAGAGACTGAACCTGCTGCTACTCAGGAACTAGCGCCACCAGAGACAACCACGGTCTGTCCACGGGCAGGGGCAAGTTCGGCCCCAAGGGACAAGGCCAGCATCACTGTGGTAGCAGAGTGCATGTACGGGGACTTTGAGCAAGCCATGGATCATCTGCGTTTCCGACTGATTGCCACCCATAACccagaggagatcagaggaggtGGGCTTCTGAAGTATAGTGACCTGCTGGTGAGGAACTTCAGGCCAGCCAGCGAGACAGAGATCAAGTCCCTAGAGCGCTACATGTGCTCCCGCTTCTTTATTGACTTTCCTGACGTTAGCGAGCAGCAGCGCAAGATCGAGGCCTACCTGCGCTGCCACTTTGTTGGCGACGAGGAGACTAGCAAGTATGACTATCTGATGACCTTGCGTCGGGTGATAGATGAGAGTACAGTGTGTCTGATGGGACatgagaggagacagacactcaATATGATCACTGTCCTGGCCCTGAGGGTACTGGGGGAACAGAACGCCATCCCCAACACTGCCAACGTCACCTGCTTCTACCAGCCTGCGCCATACATGGCTGACCCCATATTCAGCAGCTACTACATT